Sequence from the Pagrus major chromosome 15, Pma_NU_1.0 genome:
attatgtcaccatgtcaaacatttgcataatttatgcataTATTCATGGTAgaagtggtgctggctcagacatgtgtgagctgaccagtcagagcagactTCATACTCAGGAGGCAGGCcctaaagagacaggagctaaaaacagagtatctcagacagagggggtaTACAGTGCTGCAGTATGAGAAAGccgatgtgttttttgagcattaaaacatggaaacctattctactagtaacccaaaataaaattatgaacctgaaaatgagcataatatgtctcctttaacatatCAGTTAACTGGTGAGCTTGAGATGTGCCAGTAGGCAGAATATGttatctttggacagagccaagctagctgaTTCCATCTGCTTCTAgtttttgtgctaagctaagctaactggctgcagATTGTATACTTATCTTTACCTGGTAGATATGAAAGTGGTAGCAACCTCCTTATTAAACTCTccaacaaagaacaaaaaaagtggatttttgtCAATGTTGAGCTTTTAACATGTTAGAGAGCTAAttcatttctaattttttaaTCTGTCAAATGTATTAAAAGAAACAGTAAGCTTCTCAATGGGCCAGAgatgatgtgatgtttgtgttctACAACCTATGCTGCTATAATGTATCTCAGACACTGGATGCTTTGCAGCTGTTTGTAATACTCGGTTGGTTTTGACTTATGTCATGTAAAACAGATTTTGCTTGTGACCCCAGAACAATTATAGACAAATCAAGTGCATTCCAATCCACTTTAAAGAGATAATTGGAAACAGTATGTTTCATAAATCAAAGACTGTATTCTTAAACGTCAGACCCAGgcatatatttattcatttggtGTATTAGTACTGAAATTATAAATGCAGTTGAAATGTGTTACAATGCCTTATGACACTGCAGTTTAGAGAGCCTGGACCACAGTTTCTTTCCACACACGGTCTCCTGAGTTTATACACAATAGTTAACAGTAAGAGCATTCTTATAAACATCTGGCTCACAGGCCGGCGAtgccaacaaacaaaacaagagaattATAAGACCCAAAAACTGCTGTGCTGGAATGGAACCGCGCCGAGGAAACACAAAAACGCTCATTTACCAACAGTTGTAGCATACTTACagccaaaaaacaaatgctAAAGCCATACTGATAGTTCATAAATATAGTCCTTTGGATGCCACTCAGTACAGTCTGGAGAGCTGAATCTCTGCCCTCACCAGGAGGCACCATGACATCCAGGTGtccagagctgctgtgtttacagctgttttTCCTGGAAGAGGATCTGAGCGTACACAGTGTCCGGGCTGGAGGGTGCAGGGTCGGGAGTGGAGGAGGCTGGGGGCTCTGGCCTCGGTCTGACCAACTCCAGCTCTGCATATGTCAGACTATCCTCATGTGATACtcgaggctggaggagggagggagggaaagagtgaggtAAACTTGAAGGAATTTAGCCCGgagataaaagagagaaatgtataaaaatatctATAATGAACATGGACATCTCAGAAAAAAGATGAATGCGAGTGGTGTCTGCTTTTAATCGTTTTCAGCAAACAGTAGTGTTCTTCCACTGTGCGTGGTAAACACCCCTTCGTGCTTTTCAGCTGCAGAAAGTATGTGTTTACTGGATTTGCAGGACCTCTTGGAACATTCAGTTTACTCTGAAAAACATTCGGTACAACGGGAGGCTTATCCAGCATCCTCAGATCCTCCTAGTTGCACTAATCCAATCAGTATGTttgtgcaaataaacaaaacctcACTTCTCCTGAGCTTCATTTCACTACAAAATCACAAGAACGCCATTAGTAGAAAATACCGATGATCCTTAGTTTGAGTAGTTTTCTTCTGCGTGTacttgtttgacatttttattgtagGAATAAAACCAATGAAGCAgtctaaataaataattgtgttTGAGAAGCAATAAAACTAAATAGAATTATCAAGCTCATAACTGAATGAAGAGACGGCAATAAACTCCTGTAGACAATCACGCAGTCGTGGGACAAATTCCCTCTTGCATGTGTCTCAATAACAACTCTGAGCGTGAAAGAAAACGatcttttcaaaatgttaataaataccTTTGAACAGATATAAGTGCACTTGTTTGAGAAATGATTTAGATGAAGTGGATGTAGGTCTTGTGCTTGAGAATGAGGAGACTTACAGTGGCAGAACTCCTTAGATGATGCTTTAACCGTCTGGGCTTCTGAGGTCTCTTTGCAGCAACAGGCACTGAAACAGAGTCATAACTGACTCAAACAGCCAGGAGGAATCATCACAGAAACGACTGTGTTGTTAAGAGAAAATCATCCTTCACAAACACTTCGGTGTCAAGGTGTAGTTTATAACAGAAATAAGAGCTTTATTTGGTCATTTTCAGACGAGACAGCCAAGACACTCATTCTAAGTTTCGTTCTCAGACTGTTTCTGGTAGTCTCTCAAACGCTCCTGTTTGCGTCATGGAGATTGAATTATGCAAGAGAtatctttttctgcttttgtacTGGCTGGATACCTTCATTTATGGTTGTTTTCGTTACCCACTAAATCCCTTTATTGGGGCTGGAGCCCATCTCCTGAGTCTCTAATGTCTCCTGTGTGTCTGGAATTTGAGAGGAAACTCAGACTCAGACACATAAAGATGAGGACCGGGAATTCAACTCCATACTGTGCGATGACACTGAGCCCCTGTGCCCCCCCTCGACTATAAGATTAGACTGAAAAAATGTAGTTAGTGAAATTGGTTTGACACTTAAACACCTTTACCTCTCCAGACTATAAAACTCAaaatttcaaattaaacaatCTTGAAATAAATAGTCTTCAACAGCTCTTACTTCATGTCCACACTGAAGACTTAACCTGAGGGGTCACAAGTAGGCgctgctttgtttttaaaggtcatGAGCCAAAAAGGCCAAATAGACCTTTCAAAGAATTTAACCTTTCCAAGAGGTGACATCCTGCCCTCCAAATATCACTTTACCTTTGGCTGGTATGTGTGGCGGAGGCTCCTCGGGTAGTTTAGGTGGTGGTACGATTACTCTTCTGTCAGTTTTCTGCCTTGTGTCTTTCCTTTGGGCTCTCGGGGAggaactggaggagctgctggagctggttACGGTCTCTCCTGAGCTGCATGGAACAGAGGAGAGTATTTTAAGGTCTAATTACAGGTAGCGGTAATCTAGATTATTAATTAATCTTAATATAAAAGCATTATAATGTTAGTTAACGGAAATTATTTTGCAAATGATCAATTAATAATTAAGTGCATTGTCTGAAAGTAGTATAAAAAGTCAAACCAGCAATCCAAAACCAAAGAGACAAtgatgtaaaacacagaaaagtagCAAATTCTCAAATTTGAGAAAATAGAACCAGCAAATTTCCATCAGTGTTTTAGgattaattttctgtcgatTAACTTATCTATTAATCAGTTTCTTGTTTCAACACTAAAAAACTACTGTACCTGCTCTCGGGACACTTCACCAGAAGGTAACTGCCTGTGGAGAAGGTAGCAGGAAAAATCATGTTGACTTGACAGTGTAAAGGTTATCcaggtgttattttttaaaggaaactgaaagttaaaggagacctattatgctttttacattttttccttgCCTTCGGCATTTACATACggtcttgtgcatgtaaaagctcttaaaagttaaaaaggtcaaagtctgcaccaacagaagctcccctctcccacagaaaacactgctcctgagcGCCACCTGCATATGTATTTAGCACATCTGCTCTGTctgaaaactgatgtgttttttgagcactgaagcatgtaaacctattctagtagtgaccaaaaataaaaattatgaacctggaaatgagcataataagtctcctttaaagtctctgtcagaaaacaaatgattgttttacTTTTGAGCCTGTGTCTTCTGTGAAGGTACTGGCAAGTGAGAACCAGAGTGAACAGGAAGATGGACAGCAGGCCCAGTGAGCAAATCAGCACAGCGCACAGATACACatctacaaaacaaacaggcatCAGAAAAGTGGCATTATCAAAGTAAGACTTGTATATGGTAAAGGActaaagacaaaaacagtaCCTGCAAACAAACGCCACAGTCCTTCACTGGTACCATCGTCAAGAGTTAAGTGcactgggggaaaaaagtttaaaaagtcagCAAATGCAGTCGGAGGGAAGGAAACTGTGCCCAGACTGAGTATCTTTGTAAATTGCTGTTGTCTGAGGAAACTGACCGAATACAGCAGACAGCCTCAGTGGCTTCCAGAAATATCAAAACTGCTGTCAAGACGGGAGATTCTGCTGCTGCATCAGCCAaacccaccacacacacacacacacacacacacacacacacacacacacacacacacacacacacacacacacacacacaagcctggCTTGGCTGTATTGCTGTTCTTGGACAGTGTTTGGGGGTTCCCCTCTACTCTGCATCTCCACTTCCTTTAGGTGGTCGCTTCTCAGCTGTTTAATGATACACTTTTCTTTGTGTGCTCATGAGTGTGAAAAGAGAACGAGTAAGAAAGTTGTTGTCAGTCTGTGCCAGTGTCTGTGAATGATGGGTTGTGTGTAGGTCAGGGGTATTTAGCATGAGGTTGAGGAGAGTTAAAAAGAGGCTGTGTACATAAATTACTTAGTCTCTGCTCCACATAATGAGTTTTTAATATGTCTTTTAAACACAGGTTGATAAACATATTAATAAGAAATGATAAGATATTAACTCTAATTGACTTCTAGCCTGTTTCCAGACTGCTGAACTGCCTGCAAAGTTGTCAAATGTGGTCTTGGCTGCTCGGTCTGAATATCACGGTAATTAATGTCAACACAACGGCGTTTGTGTTGTGACcaaacatgaaaaatggcaGTAGATGTATCGGGCAGTAAAGGCAGGAGAAGATATGCTTTAGAAAACTTCACACAAGTGTAAGGTTGGATTTGATCtttttacacatattttatattttatctatGTTTAATccaagaaaaacaacttaaaaaaacaagtcacaaAGAAGACTTTACAACAATGCAGTGCCCTGTATTATGCTATTTTTCTAAATCCTTAATGCACAGTATGAGTTTGCTGAAACATGAAAAGTGTTAATTCAATGCTTTTGTAATTATTGAGTTCCAGTCTATAATGTTGTGTCAGACTGCATTAAATTGAATggtgttcctgttattttgtccacccacTGTTTACCAGAAAACGAAAAGTAATGCCAGCCAGGGGAAAAAGACGTGTTTGGATGACATATTGTAGGTGTGACATGCTACATATAACAGGCATCTCTCGTCAATGTGAGCAGTTAACAGTTAATGTAAGTAAACCACATATCTGACCTTCACGCTGTGGTTAACCACATGCTTTTAAACCTCACGTCTGATCAGTGCACACAGCCCCAGGTTAGCAGGTTGGCTGTTAGGGAGTTATTACAGTACACACTGTGCAGATGTGTTGAAGCTGTTGCACACCCAACAGAGCCAGATTTgtggggggagaaaaaaaacatacagcttAAAGCCAAAAACCATCAGGTACAGATTTAGGCTCATCTGCTTTCCTTCAGTCCAGCTGTGAAGACGGGGCACAGAAAAACGAACCATCCGCTCAAAGTCACAGGGTTAGAAACCTGAAGCCCTAACCCAGGGAGCAGCATTTGATCAAATTAAACCGTGCAGATTGTgtgctcattttctgttttaagaaaagcagcagcagcagaaatcaCTTAAGCTGAAGGTCTGACTCTGGTAGTTTAGAGACGTGGGAGAGGACAACATGTGTGCAAAATGTTTTGAAGAAAAGTAGTCAGATTATCTCAGTGGGGTGTAGCCTTTGTTCTGAAATCAGCAGACTGAGGGGTTCCCTGGAATACAGTTACAACTTACTGtagttttgtctttgtttatccTTATAATGTCAgctcttgtgtttgtggttCTGTGGTCAATGCATGTCGGAGATGCCTGAGGTTGCGTGGCTTCCTTAGTGGGACATTGCCCTGAATATAGGGCAGGGCGTTGTCAGATGGCTCAGTCTGACTCAAACCTCTACGCTTTTTTCTGCCCTGAAACTAGTGAAAGGTAAACTGTGCAACAGTGTCAGGTGTAGCCACACCTATAGCATGGAATAACAGCATTTTAAAGCTCTACTGAGCCCCTTTAACCAGCGCATCCCATACTGACTGACGGTGTCCCTGCTGATCAGTCCAGCTAACTCTGACAAAGGATCATGCTGTATTATTTATTCTTAACCTgatttgttcatgttgtttattGTAGAATATTGGCATGGACTAAATTAGTTCCACTGCAACTGAATTCTCCAGTGGATTTTCTCCTGAGGCTTGCAGAAACTGTACTCGGTACTGACGTCATGAGTGTTTGAACGTAGCCAGCTCAGCAACACTCTACCTTTTTTActcctcacactcacacacacagagagtgaTATTGTTGAGTGTGGTTTGGCTGtgtgagctcattgttttgagATGGAAATGCCAGAGGACTGGGGTCACGCTCAAACATACATCTGCACAACTTAAAGCAAATAGAGCAGCT
This genomic interval carries:
- the vstm4a gene encoding V-set and transmembrane domain-containing protein 4a — translated: MYFSIVVLVLTKALVTEVCHALNVTVTPGPVVMVTERDNLTLSCLVSQRKRSGSVLILRWFFSPLAAPTLGPPPPSPSPSPPALEPSQFLIVKMGIKKMKLYGNYTRGFPQPKFRLFEETEGEMYRLWILNVSGRDQGFYSCRVQEIRRHRNTWRASSNGTSTTQLTVHLTLDDGTSEGLWRLFADVYLCAVLICSLGLLSIFLFTLVLTCQYLHRRHRLKSSYLLVKCPESSSGETVTSSSSSSSSSPRAQRKDTRQKTDRRVIVPPPKLPEEPPPHIPAKVPVAAKRPQKPRRLKHHLRSSATPRVSHEDSLTYAELELVRPRPEPPASSTPDPAPSSPDTVYAQILFQEKQL